The following coding sequences are from one Thermodesulfobacteriota bacterium window:
- a CDS encoding AAA family ATPase, producing MSRIGDFLLPCIPEEQRHEYEDELASEKGNLWSYGRTLMKILNYCPINWVVADFTSFITSILEEVERDLAGCPGSDLEKSIARLKRIFNLTDLEADLSFFFFMIDAYNGPESYFENHLKLTTFQGRGNLSTILGATRSDIDAAFYKTLAPAGLIDPSGGRINVCDEVRAFLEGPGADILTEKNLKRIKGKDTLPLDAHFIPSEDISHMLSLLDRKTDSATHFLLYGPPGTGKTSFARGLARHLNDPVYEIVSQKSEENESKRRRLVLSACVSSMNRDKGAVFIMDEADNVLNTEDAWSRRGETQDKGWLNNLMENPGLRIIWIVNHIHAIEDSVRRRFAFSIHFKSFNRQQRERLWENIVRRHRCKRYINDQDLKMLAQDFQTNAGVIDLAVKKAREAGHHHRTAMLQAIRQGVEAHQTLANGGYKKDDPASLDACYSLEGLNISADIQSVLFQAEQFDGYLKSAGNIQATYSFNLLLYGPPGTGKTEFARFLARHLDRELLARRLSDILDPYVGMTEHHIREAFDRAANTGAVLVLDEADALLFPRQGAIRSWEISHTSELLTAMERFRGVLIATTNRLDGVDSAAIRRFNHKIAFDFLTTDGNRLFYDRMLGPIASSGLNEESACALDQLRCLAPGDFKIVRDRFAFYPKDRVTPAMLIEALRQEADIKQKQSGNKTIGF from the coding sequence ATGTCCCGGATCGGGGATTTCTTGCTGCCCTGCATACCGGAAGAGCAGCGGCATGAATATGAGGACGAGCTGGCATCAGAAAAGGGAAATCTCTGGTCTTACGGCCGGACGCTTATGAAAATTTTGAACTATTGCCCGATTAACTGGGTTGTCGCGGATTTTACCAGCTTTATCACATCAATACTGGAAGAAGTTGAGCGTGACCTGGCCGGTTGCCCGGGTTCAGATCTTGAGAAAAGTATTGCCCGTTTGAAGAGAATATTCAATTTGACCGATCTTGAAGCTGACCTGAGCTTCTTCTTTTTTATGATCGATGCCTACAACGGCCCGGAAAGCTACTTTGAAAACCATCTGAAACTGACTACTTTTCAGGGGCGCGGAAATTTGAGCACAATTCTCGGGGCAACCAGAAGCGATATCGACGCCGCTTTCTACAAAACACTGGCCCCTGCCGGTCTGATTGACCCCAGCGGCGGTCGCATAAATGTTTGTGATGAAGTACGTGCTTTTCTGGAGGGTCCCGGCGCTGACATCCTGACGGAAAAAAACCTGAAGCGAATAAAAGGCAAGGACACATTGCCCCTGGATGCACACTTTATTCCTTCGGAAGATATAAGCCACATGCTTTCCCTGCTGGATAGAAAAACAGATTCGGCCACTCACTTTCTGTTGTACGGCCCTCCCGGAACCGGCAAAACCAGCTTTGCCCGGGGTCTGGCAAGGCATCTGAACGACCCGGTTTATGAAATTGTTTCGCAGAAATCCGAAGAGAATGAAAGCAAACGGCGGCGGCTGGTATTAAGCGCATGCGTCAGCAGTATGAATCGGGATAAAGGCGCGGTCTTTATTATGGACGAGGCGGATAACGTCCTTAACACGGAAGATGCTTGGTCTCGGCGCGGAGAAACCCAGGACAAAGGCTGGCTGAACAACTTGATGGAAAATCCCGGCCTGCGCATCATCTGGATTGTTAATCATATACATGCCATCGAGGACTCTGTCCGGCGGCGGTTTGCCTTCAGTATTCATTTTAAATCGTTTAACCGCCAACAACGGGAGCGCCTATGGGAAAACATCGTCCGGCGTCATCGATGTAAACGATATATCAACGACCAGGATCTGAAGATGCTGGCGCAGGATTTCCAAACCAACGCCGGGGTTATTGACCTGGCCGTTAAAAAGGCCAGGGAGGCCGGGCATCATCATCGCACGGCTATGTTGCAGGCCATCAGGCAGGGGGTGGAGGCGCATCAGACCCTGGCCAATGGCGGTTACAAGAAAGACGACCCGGCCTCCCTTGATGCCTGCTATTCCCTGGAAGGGTTGAATATATCGGCCGACATTCAGTCGGTATTGTTCCAGGCGGAGCAGTTTGACGGTTATTTGAAAAGCGCCGGAAACATTCAGGCGACTTACAGCTTTAACCTGCTTCTTTACGGTCCGCCCGGTACGGGAAAAACCGAATTCGCCCGTTTTCTGGCGCGTCACCTGGATCGGGAACTGCTGGCCCGGCGATTAAGCGACATACTGGACCCATATGTTGGTATGACCGAACATCACATCCGCGAAGCGTTTGATCGGGCCGCTAATACGGGCGCGGTTCTGGTTCTTGATGAAGCGGACGCGCTTCTTTTCCCTAGGCAGGGAGCAATCCGATCGTGGGAAATCAGCCACACCTCGGAACTGCTGACCGCCATGGAACGGTTTCGGGGGGTTCTGATTGCCACCACCAACCGGCTGGACGGCGTGGATTCCGCGGCCATTCGACGGTTTAACCACAAGATTGCGTTTGATTTTCTGACCACGGACGGCAATCGCCTTTTTTATGACCGTATGCTGGGTCCGATTGCATCAAGCGGGCTTAACGAAGAATCCGCTTGCGCGCTTGACCAGT